The DNA segment CCTCTATTCCTAGTGCTTTTCTCAGGAAAGAGTGTCGTGTTTGTGACTTTGACTGCTTggttgcaggtgcacaccactgtgcccagctgatttttgttttgttttgagacggagtcttgctctgtcgcccaggctggagtgcagtggtgcagtctcggctcactgcaagctccgcctcccgggttcatgccattctcctgcctcagcctccccagcagctgggactacaggcgcgtgctgccatgcccggctaattttttgtatttttagtagagatgggatttcaccgtgttagccaggatggtctcgatctcctgacctcgtgatccacctgcctcggcctcccaaagtgctgggattataggtgtgagccaccacgcgcggcctgatttttgtattttcagtagagatggggttttaccatgttggccaggctggtctcaaactcctgacctcaagtgtgatccacccaccttggcctcccaaagtgctgggattacaggcaggagccaccgtgtccggccccaTCTGATTTCTTTACTACAGAGTTGTTGTCTTTTGTAGTGATAAtcaccatgttttatttttgagtggGGTTAGACATCAGTTTGTCACTCTCACCAGCAAGCCTAAGGCCCCCACGAATCGCTGGTGTAGAGCGTGTGTTTTCATAACATCAAAGGAGAAAAGCAGTTGCCACAGTTGTCCCTGAGCAAACATTTGCATCCAGCTGGGCGTGCGTGCCTCCCCAGGCTAGGGCAGCGGGTGCTCACCCTGCCCTCTTCCTGTTCACAGCCTGATTCGGACTCCACCAAACACTCAACTCCATCAAATAGCTCCAACCCCAGCGGCCCACCGAGCCCCAACTCCCCCCACAGGAGCCAGCTCCCCCTCGAAGGCCTGGAGCAGCCGGCCTGTGACACCTGAAGCCGCCAGCTTGCCGCAGGGGCCAGGGAGCTGGGGATGGCCTCCAGCGTCAGTGCCAAGACTGAGCGGGCCCTTCAGTGTTGTCCAAGGAAATGTAGAATCACGTTGTAGATACGGAGATGAAGAAGACAAATCTTTATTATAATATTGATCAGTTTTATGCCGCATTGTTCGTGGCAGTAGACCACATCTGTTCGTCTGCACAGCTGTGAGGCGACACTGTTCCGTCTGCACATGAAGGACCCCCATACAGCCTGTCTCCCACCCATGACAACCCAAGAAGGCATATGGGGCCCTGCCAACGCCACTTCCTCAGCAGAAACCCGTCATGACGCGGCTGCTTCGGAAGCAGACATCTGGGAACACAGCCTCAGTACCCAGTCTTTTCCCTAGTTCCTGAAACTTTCCTATGAACCTTAGGAGAATAGTAGGAGGTCATATAGCATTCCCAGTGTCACTAGAATTTTGAAGACAGAGGAAAGTGGAGGTTAGTTTGTGGCCTTTGTTTCATTTAGCCATTGCATAGTCAGCTGCAGAAGTCCTGCTGACCACCTAGTCATGGACAGAGGCCCGGGACCAGTGACACCCTGCGTCCCTGTGTGCGTTAAGTTCATTCTGGGTCGCAGCCATACTACTGTGAAGTCAGCTGTGCTCTCTGCTTTCCACTCGCTTCTACGGCTTCCACCTCCTGCCATAAAACCAGCGAGTGTCGTGGTGCAGGCAGGCCCTGTGGCCTGCTGGGCTGAGAGAAGTCAGAGCCCCAGGGTGCCACGAAGCAGCCACTGGGATACCCCACCCTGCTGCCCCCCCCCCCCAACCAGTCCTGCCCCCGCATGGAGCCCCCGTGATTAGTAGCCTGTATGATCACGTAGACCCACCCAACACCCTCCTGCACACTGGCCCCGGTCCACGGCACGTGGAGTTCACCCTTCTTTGTACCAGATGTTGAGTGACCAGCTCTGTGGCCCTGTGTCGTCAGAGGCTTGTGATTAACTGTGGCAGCAGACACAGCTTGTCCACAGCTTGGGCCAGGCTTCCCCTGTCCTCCCAGCGGTCGGCTGCTTGGCAAGGCTGTTCAGGACCTGCACTTCCCCAAGCCGGCACTGAGTGGCCCAGCACCGCCTAGCCCTGCCACCCCACTGCCCTCCTGGGTCTTCTGCTGGATGGGCACCTAGGGGGTTctggtttttacttttttaatgtaagtCTGAGTCTTTGTAATTATTGAATCGTGAGAACATTTTTGAACAATTTACCTGTCAATAAAGCAGAAGACGGCAGTTTTAAAGTTCCCAGTGGACCGTCTGGATGTGATAACATGTCACCCATGTGTCTGGGCCCCAGAAGTGCCTGAGCTCCAAAAGGCAGTGAAGGAGCCACCTTGCCAGCAGAAGCTGTTCACCAGCGGAAGCCATTCTGGGTAATTCACTCGGAGGTCACACAAAAGGCTGCTGTTGGGGTGTTCAGCCTGAGCAGAGGGCATCCTTGGGGCAggagtgaagggtgggaggagggtggcaTGCCTGTGAGCCCAGCCAGGCAGTGCCAGGGCCCCAGGAGGGAAGCTGCCCAGGAGGGTCTGCCTGTCCACACCCATACACGCTAACCCCGTCAGCAGCCCCAAGGGACAGGATGGGGCAGGCCAGAGCCCCCAGGAAGAGGCAGGAGCTCTCAGGGAGACCTGGGCCAGGGTGAGTGGTCCCTGGTTGAGGGAATGCTCGGAGTCAGTTTCCCGAGTTACGCAGGGAGTTGGCTATTTGCCACTCACTGAGACCTGGTTGTCCTTGGTAGGACAAGGGCAGTGACGGCCCCTGCAGAAGAGTGTGGACCTGGGAGAAGACTGCAAGCCAGGACAGGCAGCCCAGCACCCAGCAGGGGCACTTGGAACCTTGCAGCTCTGTGCTAGGCAGCATGGCCTGGGCTGCTGCTGCAGCAAGCAGCTCCCCTGGAAGCCCAGAGCATCTCCTTCCACAGCCACGCCAGGGGCAGGTCCCTGCCAGCACAGTCGCATCTATGACTGGGGTGAGCAGTGGGCGGCAGGTGGTGTCCGGTCAGCTCAGGCTTGCTCTCCAGTTTGCACCTGACACTAAAGAAAATCGTGGCTAAAAAGTGCCTGTGGGAGTGTCGGCCACTTTTAAAAATGCGAGATGGTAGCTGTTGGAGCACACGTGAACTGTGGTGGTCACTCAACAGGACACCGCACAGCACTGAGAGTGACTCATTCCAACCACAACACAGACGCACCTCGAAGCACAGGGCCCTGATCTGGATTACAGCACGTGTCCTGGCGGCTAAGCTGGGCCCCTGGGCAGAAGATTCCGAGTGGGGGCCAGGCCATGACTGGGGATGCCAGTGACATCTCCAGCCCCAGATACTGGTTTCACAGAACTGGTCACTGCCACAGTTACAGCTGCACACACAGGGCCGGGCCCTTGTCTGGgtcagtgcagtggcgcatgcttGCACATGGGTGACCCCGTATGATCTGCCTTCGCACCCAGCAGCTTGGTGCCAGGAGAGATGCCCACCCCTTTTCCGTCCGCCCCTCCAGCCACGGCCTTTGGCTCCCTCCACCCCTTgcctctctcccacccccacctcctcacCCTCCCCCCACCAGAAGGACGGGGGAAGCCCCCCTCCTAGTTCTGGGTTCAGCTTCACAGATCTTAGCTTCTCACTGCCCAGGTGACGACCAGCGCTGACTCCAGCAGTAGCCAGCCAGACCCCTCCCATGTCCCCCAGTGCGACTGGGGCGCAAAGCTGGGCTCCCAGTCCTCATGGGCGGGGCCGGCATATCCAGGCTGACAGCAGGTGCAGGAAACACCTTCATTGAGTAAAGCCCCCCCGTCCTTGGCCCCCggaggaggggggaagggggtGAAGGAGGGGGGAAGGGGGTGAAGGAAGGGGAAGTTTGGGGACTGGACTAGGAGGTGGCTAGCCCCCAGGTCGACTGGGGTCAGGGAGGTACTGGGGTCAGGGAGGTACTGGGGTCAGGGAGGTTCTGGGGCCAGAGGGGGTGGAGAGCCCCAAGGTCGACGGTCAGGCGGCCGGTCAGGCGGCCGCTCAGGCCTCGGCCTCGGCCCCGGCGAACAGAGGGTTGACGAAGTAACTCTGGCTGGTGCTGTCTGCGGCCACCTTCGGAACCAGGCTGAGCGGCCGCGGCAGGGGCTACGGGGTGACAGGGTCAGGCGGCGTTAGGCGCCAAGTCCCGTCCGCGAGGAGGCCCTGGTCCCCCCTCCAGCCCCCTCACCAGCTCCTCGGAGGCCGTCCCGTCGAACACAGGGTTGTGGAAGCCAAGGGGCGCTCCGGCCAGGGCCGCCTCCTCGCGCCGCCTCCACCTGAGGGCGTAGCGGGGACGCAGCATGAGCCCCTCGGAACaacccccagccccacacccccGACCCCCCCGACACGCGTACCTGAGCCTCCCCGCGCGTCGCAGCAGCGGCGGCGCCACCAGCAGGACCAGCAGCGCCAGCAGTAGCGCAGCCGCCACGCCGCCTGCCAGCCCAGCCGCGGAGCTGCCCCAGACGTGTGCACCCGACTCCCGCATGGTCGCCTTCAGGACGCCGAGGGTCTCGCCTGCGACGGAGGGGCCGGCTCAGTCTTCCCCGCGGCGAGGCGCGGGGGGGGGGGCGAGGCGCGGGGGGGGGGGGCGAGGCGCGGGGGGGGGGCGAGGCGCGGGGTGTGGGGGCGGGGcgcgggggggcggggggcgggcggGACGGGCGCGGTTACCGTTCTCGGCGACGTCCACCAGGAGGGCCCGGGCCAGCCGCCCCGCGCCACCCGTCTCGGGCCCGGTCTCCACCAGCACCACCTGGATCTCCGTATCGGCCTCGCGGAGCCGGGACGAGCGTGGCACCTTGGACACGGCCACCTGCAGCCCCCGGTactgaggctggggagggggagggggagggggagggggacggGGTTGGTTTGACTCAGCCCCCCGCCCTCCCCGAGCCTATGGGGACGCTAAGGGCAGAGGCAGATAGTGGGCAGGTGGGCAGCCGCAGGGACCCTGCAGAACGGGCGTCCTAGGCGGAGGTggtagggctggggtggggactcCCCTCAGCTGCCCAAGCGGCCCCAGTACCAGGCCCAGGAAGGTGTCCAGTATCCGCGCCCGGTACCGCTCCAGGTCAAATGCGGGGCCGTGGGTCAGCAACACAACGGCTCCTGCGGTGGGAGGGCAGGGGTCAGCGCCGTGGATCCGGGCCCGGCAGGAAACTGAGGCGGGGGGCGAACGAGGTCCTCCAGGCCTTCCCAGCAAGCAGGGCCCGGCGGGGGCGCTCACCGCAGAGGTCACAGCACTGCCCCTGGGGCCGGAGGGCGCTGTGGCAGGCGGCCTGGGGGCAGCGGCCGCCCAGGGGCTGGAGCAGGGCCGCGCAGATCCACGGCTGCGCCTGGTGCGAGGGGCGGTGGTCAACGCGGAGGGCCAGAGCGGACCCCAGCGAGAAGGACGATGCGTCCAAGAGGCAAGCCGGCGAGAGACCGTGGGAGCGCGGCAGCCCTGTCCCGGGCACAGTCCCGACCCACGCGCGGCCCCCGAGACTCCATCTGCGGCCTCGCTCACCTCTGCGTTGCCGCAGACGCAGCCCGACGGGTCCGCACAGTCCTCGGGGCCCACGCTCAGCGCGCCCGGCCCGTGGAAGCGTAGGCGGCCCGCGCGGGACGCCAGGAAAGCAGCCAGGTCCTCGTCGCGCGTGAACGTCTGCGGGCAGCCGGGTCCCCACCGGAGCCAGCCCGAAGAAGAGACATCACCTGAGTGCTCAGACCCAAAGTGTGCAGACCAGGAGGGGCGGGGGCGGGccgaggtggggagaggggaccCGAGCCTCCCTCCCCTCAGTGCTCACCCGGCCCAGAGCTGAGATGCTGCGAACACGCACGGGGCTAGCGCCAGGGCCGAGCCCCACGCGGAAGGAGGCACTAGGCGGAAAGACTACGTCGTCGTGGCGGCAGGGCACGCACTCGGCATCCACGAAGAAGAGACCAGGTGCCTCGTCCCCGGAGCGCCACAGGTGCGGGTCATGCCAGGAGAAGCGGTCAGAGTCGCGGAAGACGGCAGGTTCGCCTGAGCAGGGGCACATCCCTGAGCTCCACGGAACAAGCCCCAGACCACGCCACGCCACGCCTCTGAGCACGACCCCCCAAGCCCCGCTTCAGGACACTTCTGCCACTCCCTAAACCCCGCCCCCGGAGGCACCCTCCCTCCAGTCCTCGCTCCCTCGACACGCCTTCCCTCCAGTCCCCGCCCTGGACACGCCCTCCCTCCAATTTCCGCCCCTGAACACGCCCTTCCAGACTCACCCGCGCCACAGTCCAGGTGCGATCCCACGTCTGAGACTCCGAATCCGGCTCCTGAAGCCAGGACGAGTTCCCCGTCCAGCGGCAGGAGCTGCAAGAGGCACGGGCTGAGGCGGCGCCACGCGGGGGTCCGGGCCCACTCCGCGCCCACCCCGCCCCCAGTCCCCTGGGACGAGAAGCGAGACCCTGTGCACGGAAGGGGCCCGGGCGAGCTCAGGCCCGGGGTCCTCGGcctggctgaggctggcagaggaAGCGGATCTGGCCTGGGAAAGATGGGGCCGCGTGTGCAAGGCCCCGAGGCGGGCACAGCCCAGTGTCCTGTCTCTGAGCTGGAGGTCTCACAGGCCAGGGGCAGAGCTGGAGCCGGGGAGCGAGACGGAGCCGTGGGGAGTCTGGGGCAGAGGTGACTCTGGCCAGGGCCTGTCGCCTCCCCCATAGCCCCTTGAGAACGTGCACAGGCCCAGGGCTCCCAGGTTCCAGGAACTAAAGTTTCAAAAGTTGCCCGGCCCctggggagtctgaggctgcGCTCTTGGtgtgtgagggagggagggagggaagaagggagggagggaaaggcagCATCTGGGGGCCAAGGGtgcaggaggaggcagggagtgTAGCAGGGCGGTGGAGTGGCCCCTGCTGTTTCCTAGGCCTAGGCTGGGCCATGCAGCTCCCTCACCACAGAAGTGGGGCCACAGCCCAGGTCTCGGGTGTCAGCAGAAATATGGGGGGTCTGACCAGCCGCCCCTCACTCCCCCTCTCCTCCAATGCCAGGACCTCGGCCTCCTGCCTTTTTGCTTCTGCACTTCTCCCTCAGGGGCCGAGGGTGAACGCTGGGCCAGGGCAACCCCCGCTGCCAGGTTATGAGGGGCTCAGCACAGCAGGGCGTGCCCGCCCAGGGCAGGACCCACTCTTCGGCCCTTCCAGGAGCACTGCACCTGAGCAAGAGGCCAACACCCCCAGCGACGTGAGGTCACACTTCAGTTCCGTGCACACCTGAGGGTGTGGCACTGCTAGCAGGGCAAGTCCACCCACAGATGCAGAGGTGGAGCCATAGGGACGGAGTGTGCCATAGCTCAAAGCGCCTCAGGAACAGGGAGGGGTTCCCAGGAGGAAGCATACCAAGAACACCTTTTTTTAAAGAACGAAAGGGAAAAATATAAACGTAACATAATAGTTGAACAGATGAGCACAGtagttaaggtcaggagtttgagatcagcctggtgagaaacatagtgagactccatctctacaaaaaattaaaaataaaaagaggatataatttttaaatatagggCAACATTTATAATAGAAACCAAACTTCAGggcaggagcggtggctcatgcctgtaatcccaacactttggaaggccgaagcaggcatatcactcgagcccaggagttcgagaccagcctggccaacgtagtgagacacccccatctctacaaaaactacaaaaattagccgggcgtggtggcacaagcctgtcgtcccagctactcgggaggctgaggtgggaggattgtttgagcccaggaaggtcaaggctgcagtgaggcgtgatcgcgccactgcactccagcctgggcaacagagtgagaccctgtctcagaaaaccaAACTTAGCAAAGTATTGATGAATTAACCAATACAATATAAGACCTCTACAGGGAACACTTTAAGATGCTAAAGAGGACAGGGATGACCTGAAATATTTGGAGAGGCCATCCATGCTCTTATATGGATGGCTTGACAGCATAAGGCTGTTATTTATCCCAATCAAaattcctgtagtctcagctacttgggaggctttggcaggagaatcacttgagcccaggaggcagaggttgcagtgagccgagatcacaccactgcactccagcctgggcagcagagcaagactccatctcaaaaaaaaaaaaaaaaaaaaaaatccaaggtttttttggtggtggtggtggtacttGGTACCTGGCAAACCTATTCTACAATTTATCTGCAACAATGCGATCCATAAAGAACCTTGGAGCAGGAGTGAAGGGGATGGATCTGAAGCCTCCTGCAGAGCCACAGTGTGGATAGTGTAGGGTCGGCAAAGCGGCCTGTGGACTTGAAGACAGGGCTCAGAGAGACCCACAACGCCCAGGCCCACGATGGATTCCAGCAATGCTGGAACAGAAGCGCAAGGCGGAGGACGTTGGAAGCTGGGCTCACCCTAAGGACAGAAACAGAGCAGGACCCCTCGCTGGTGCACGTGCCCCATAGGTACACAGTCGATTACCATTGTGACTGAGGAGCAGACGGGATTCTCAAACGAAACACAAAAAACACAGTTCTAAGGTAAGGGGTTTTGCATTAGGTCGATTAAAATGAGGGTTTCTGTTCATCACAGGACACTGCAGGCAAGTCCACAGTGAGCAGACTTGCAAAGCCTccggccaaggcagggggatgggCGGAAGACAGGAGACTTCCCCAGCAAGAAAGCAGGCAAAAGGTAGAAATGGGGGGAAGGGCAAGGAACAGGAAAATCGCAGGGAGGGACGCTCGCAACCAGAGAATTACAAAGTAAGGCACTGATGTGCACGGCCTATTACTCGGGCGCCATCTAGGCAGATGGACGAAGCTGGGAGCCAGGGGCATGGAGGGCAACATAGCCGACGCATGCAGGGCATGGGAGTGCTTGGGCAGCTCTGGGTGAATTCGGCCTCTGCAGGCTGGGACCCCGGGGCCACTGTCCCCTGCCCCTGCGCTGTTCCCACTGGCCAATGGATGATCAATGAATGAATtattgaatagatgaatgaatggagtgTTGCCTCCTTTCAGAGCCCAAGTGCTTCCAAAGGAGACCATGAAAGTAAGGAGGACGgcagtgtcaggcctctgagcccaagccaagccatcgcatcccctgtgacttgcacatatacgcccagatggcctgaagtaactgaagaatcacaaaagaagtgaaaaggccctgccctgccttaactgatgacattccaccacaaaagaagtgtaaatggccggtccttgccttaagtgatgacattaccttgtgaaagtccctTTCCTGGCTCACCCTAGCTCAAAaacctcccccactgagcacctttcgacccccactcctgctcgccagagaacaaaccccctttgactgtaattttccttgacctgcccaaatcctataaaacggccccacccctatctcccttcgctgactctttttggactcagcccgcctgcacccagctgaaataaacagccatgttgcccacacaaagcctgtttggtggtctcttcacacggacgcgcatgaaaaatggtgccgtgactcggatcgggggacctcccttgggagatcaatcccctgtcctcctgctctttgctctgtgagaaagatccacctatgacctcagattcctcagaccgaccagcccaagaaacatctcaccaatttcaaatccagtaagtggcctctttttactctcttctccaacctccctatccctcaacctctttctctttcaatcttggtgccacacttcaatctctcccttctcttaatttcaattcctttcattttctggtagagacaaaggagacacgttttatctgcggacccaaaactccggcaccAGTCACGGACTgagaaggcagccttcccttggtgtttaatcattgcagggacgcctctctgattattcacccacgtttcagaggtgtcagaccacgcagggacgcctgccttggtccttcacccttggtggcaagtcccgcttttctggggaaggggcatgTACCCCAActccttctctccgtgtctctaccccttctccgcCTTTCTGGGGGGTAAGAAACCCCCAaaccttctccttcaccctgagcggcaagtcccacttttctagaGGAGGGGCAAGTACCCTAACCtcatatctctgcaccccaatcccttatttccgcaccctgacctcttatctctgcgcaCCAACCCCTTATATCCATGCCCCAACCGCTTTCCCGCTTTTCTGGAAggtaagaacccccgaaccccttccctccgtgtctctactctcttttctctgggcttgcttccttcactatgggcaaccttccaccctctattcctccttctcccttagcctgtgttctcaaaaacttaaaacctcttcaactcacacctgacctaaaacctaaatgccttattttcttctgcaatgccgcttgaccccaatacaaactcgatagtagttccaaatagccagaaaacggcactttcaatttttccatcctgcaagatctaaataattcttgtcgtaaaatgggcaaatggtctgaggtgcctggtccaggcattcttttacacatcggtcccttcctagtagtctctgtgcccaatgcagctcatcccaaatcttccatctttctccctcctgcctgtcccctcagtcccaaccccaagcgttgctgagtctttctaatcttcctttctacagacccatctgacctctcccctcctggcCAGGCCGAGCCAGgccccaattcttcctcagcctccgctcctccaccctataatccttttatcacctcccctcc comes from the Symphalangus syndactylus isolate Jambi chromosome 8, NHGRI_mSymSyn1-v2.1_pri, whole genome shotgun sequence genome and includes:
- the AMN gene encoding protein amnionless; its protein translation is MGVLGRVLLWLQLCALTQAASKLWVPNTDFDVAANWSQNRTPCAGDAVEFPADKMVSVLVREGHAVSDMLLPLDGELVLASGAGFGVSDVGSHLDCGAGEPAVFRDSDRFSWHDPHLWRSGDEAPGLFFVDAECVPCRHDDVVFPPSASFRVGLGPGASPVRVRSISALGRTFTRDEDLAAFLASRAGRLRFHGPGALSVGPEDCADPSGCVCGNAEAQPWICAALLQPLGGRCPQAACHSALRPQGQCCDLCGAVVLLTHGPAFDLERYRARILDTFLGLPQYRGLQVAVSKVPRSSRLREADTEIQVVLVETGPETGGAGRLARALLVDVAENGETLGVLKATMRESGAHVWGSSAAGLAGGVAAALLLALLVLLVAPPLLRRAGRLRWRRREEAALAGAPLGFHNPVFDGTASEELPLPRPLSLVPKVAADSTSQSYFVNPLFAGAEAEA